agATTTATCTTCACTCAGGTGTTATTTTTCAATACTTTTTGTTGTTTTCCAATAGAATTGAGAAACCTATAAACTGTTAGATGGCAAATTATTGTGTTGAAGTTCCTCAATCTCCTTAATTCAGTTTCGACCCCCAACGTTCCTCGCCAAAGCGGGTGGTAATATGTCTTATGACATCGTGGAAATCATGATTGTTCGAAACTCCATTCTGATATCGTTATTCACATTTGACAGGAAATATGAGTTAATTTCATACTTCAGCCAATATGGGAAGCAGCATCTATAGATAATGGTTATACAACACTTCTTATGAACTAGATTGTTCTACACTTCTTACATTCATAAATTGGTTGTATGAGTTGTGAGTTGAAGCTTAATTTCTGTCATAGTCTGGTGCATAAATTGGATTTTACGCAGAAATAGAAttaattaaaagatgaaattttaCTGGAATGTGTAGAAGTATATTTATAGAACTTTTTGTAGTATTTAAGATACTGTGGTGATACATTTCACATAATTAAAAAGCAGATAGAAGTATTAGGGCAGATTAAAAAGAAAAGTATGGCAAGAATTTGAGCGGAAGAAGTATATTGTATAATCTTAATTGAGAGAAAAAAACCATAACAAGTGAATGTCAGAACACTATAATCAGTAGGAAAGAAAGCTGAGAGCTCCTCACTTGTAGAGAGTATGAATCAGGTAAAGCTTACTTCTGGTAAAAAAAAACACACCCATATAAACATGAACACAAAATATAATTGTAAAAAACAACACTAGAAAACCAGTCACATTGATATGTACAACAAGGTTTCTCATTGTCAACAAAATACACAATTGCTCCAGACATCCTCTTTCTTTCCAATCATTGTGGTGTCTCCAGCTGCATAATGAAAACAGCACAGAAATCCAAGAAGAGGAACTGCGGACCGCTAATTCTTTGGAGATCAAGCAGGTATTTGTCGTCTGGAGTTTTGTAGAGCTGCAACAGTATTTACCCAAATCCACATTAGGGAGATTCAAATAGAACAAAACTAAAAAAGCTCCTACTAGTAGAATCACTGGTATTCCCTATTTGAatggatttttcttttttctctttttttggtgAACATGATTCAGCGATCGATGTAACTGAATACTAGATGCTAGGTCATAGACGATAGATTAGAACTGACAATCTTAAACAAAAACTGCTGTCCAAATTTATGCATCAGTTATCAAATTTATGAAAAAAACCACTATGTTGAGAGCAAAAGATTATGAAACAAAGAGATGATTATACCTGCATTTCAAACTTCACAGCTGTTTGTGGCTGTAAATGTGTACTTAGGGCAGTCGCATTGCTAATTAAATGATCATCATTCATATGATTGCTGGCCATGCTATGAAAATCAAGATCGTGACACCATAAACACTTCATATTAAAGTGCCCAATTTTTTTCCATCGAACATTTAGTTCTTGCAGAGTCCCAAGAACCTGATTCATGATCTCCCGTGGATTTGCTGGAGACTGACAAAGTAATAAACAATGAAATTGAGGAAATTCATACAATCTTTCCACTACATATACTGCAAGACAACTAACCTGAAGTCCAACTAGccattttttttctttggaaaatGGGTGTCTCAAATTCGCTTCTTGAGAAATTCCATTTCCAGTGGACAGCTGTAGATCAAGATTTGGAAACAATCCTGGGGAATAACCATCCTAAAGAAACACAAGAAAATAAATATCAAGGTCAACCTAACGAGTGTGGAATACTTGAGGCTATAGTAAATAGTTAAGTGACATTTGAAGAAGAATAGCTCTAAACTTAGGGAATAGACAGGAAAGTTACGAGGGGAATATTGTGTAAAGCCAGAACTGAACTACCAGTATTCTCAAACTTGTAATAAGAGTGACAATGTGAACCATAGTAGTGGATCTTGAAATTAGTCATATGCAAAAGAATATGACTCTTGACATGCTTTGCACCTTCATATTCTAGAAAGCCAACGGATTCAATCAAGCAAATATCAGGGGAACTGCTACCTCTTCCCCCAACTCCAAACACAAAAGAGGTTAGAAAATGCGCTAGTTCTGAGTTGTAACACTGCTTTTAGACTCTGATACGATCAGTAAGAAATTCAGAGATAATACAGAAAGCGCTAGGTGAATCAGAATTAGGATATAGTTGGAGAACTGCAGAACTTAGTAGCATCTCTTCATCCTAATTTGTGCAAAAGGAGAGCAGCATGTCTATAGTCAGAGTATCTCCATGTGATGGGATTTTCACAAATTAAAATTTTCCTATATGAAGTGACACAGTAACAGTAGGCAGAATAGTTCATGACGATCACACAACAGCACAACGGTTCTGCAGTTCACATACTCTTTTTGACAGAAAGGGTAATAAATAACAGCCCAAAAAATTTATGCTAtgaaaaataatgactttaaAATAAGAGAGAGCATACCATAGATTCCTGAAACTCAGCTGCTAGATAGCCACTGGAAGCCAAGGAACGGTTGTCGTACACCAGATAGTATGCAACAGTAGCCTGAGATAGACACATAAGGTATAAACAAGCTGAAATAATTAAAAGGTTGACTACATTTCATTCCTTTGCAATCAATTTGATTGAATGTAAGCCCAAACTTAAGTAGAATCATGtgcataccccccccccccccccaggatAAGCAACATTGAAAAGCCTCAATTTCTAGGTAGAAATGTAAAATTCAAGTATATCTACAATTGCTAGATTTTTTCCCTTTTCCAATACCCTTAGTAAGCATGTGCAATGGAGAAAAACTACAAGAAGAAAAAAGTAGCATGCCAAGAGACAGAGTCGCAGGTAATGATGTAAGAAGCAACATACATCGTCTTGTATTCTCTTTTGCAAAGATTCAAGCAACTGGTCTCTATCAAAACCCATCCTCATTACTTGCTGGAGAATTTCTTCGTCAAGCTGCAGAGTTGAAAGCAAGACAGCTTACAGTATCAGCAGGAATAGGTAAAGAGAAAGAATTGCATACCTCAAGTATTtaacaaacaaataataatatgcATGAGGAATGAGATATATAGGATAGATGTGATAAGCTTTTGACATATCTAGTCAAACAAAATCCTCTGAAATGGCAGCAAGATACATAAGTTTTCCCTAATGTCGTAAAAGGAAGTGAAGATTGATAACAATGTTTCGATGTCAATTATACTTGATGATTCTTTTATGTTACCACTTGAATTAATACAGGAGTAACAAGTGGAGAAACCACAAAAACCAGCGTCCAGTATAAGTTACCAGATATGCAGCAGCATATTAAGTTGGATTTGAGGTAGCAGTCGACAAAAAAGGGGTAAAATCAATTGGAACCCTTTCAGCAACATACAAGATAAATTTTGTTCTTACCAAAGTAATGTCATATTTACCTTTTTGAGATGTTGCATAGCATCAGGTGGAGGGACGGCCAAATACCGAGGAAGATGAATTTTGAACCACTGGTGCTGACGAATATCAGTCATGGTTATCCGCTTCATAGGGTCAACAATTAGCATCCTTGGTATCAAATCCCTAGCTCCAGCTGATAGATGACTAGGAAGGGTGTAGAGTCCACTCTGAATGACACAGTGTCAACCATGTAAAGAACCACTACTTCAACTGTAAAAGCTCGGAAAATCTAGGGAAACCAGACAGAAAAGTAGAACAATGGGTGTacctttattttcttgaaaagGTTAGGAATATTCTCATCATCAAAAGGAAGTGTACCACAAAGAAGAGCATATAAGATAACGCCACAACTCCAAACATCTACCTCGGGACCAGCATAAAGTTTCCCAGAGACAACCTGCAAATAAATGTTGTCGATGACTTCAGCCTTCCAGCTAAAAAGAGAAATGGTTGTCTTAAAGATAACAAAATTGTACATGTTTCCACCTCAGGGGCTGCATAATTTGGACTTCCACAACTTGTCTTCAGAAAATGGCCATCTCGCATAATGTTGCTCAAGCCAAAATCTGCTATCTTTACATTGTGTCTTGCATCCAAAAGCAGATTCTCAGGCTTAAGGTCCCGATGAACCACCCTATTCCTATGGCAGTATTCTACACCAGCAATAATCTGTCCCCATTGAAACAACCAACCAATTATGATTTCAGTGAAAAAGAGAAACTACATTCATATCGTAAGACCTAAACCCACAGTTAAGACTGCCATTTTGCACCATCAAAAAGACCAagataaaagatcaactctaccTGCTGGAAAAAATGGCGAGCTTCATCTTCCTGTAACCTGCCCTTTTCTACAATATAATCAAAGAGTTCACCAGACTTAACATACTCCATCACGACATATATATCCGATGGTGTCTCTATCACTTCGTAGAGTCGTATGACATGTGGATGCACAAATAATCtacatatttttatttctcttCTCACTGCACAAAGATAGAAAATTTAGATGTCCCGCGAATGACCTTCTTAATATCAAATGAACTAAACCAAGACGTGACTCAGTTAAACTTGTTTTGAACTTCACGAAAATATGTTCATGGtgtaaagaaaaagaacaaacaGAAACCACATCTATTGATAACATAAAGATACCCCAGGCATGAGCTTCATACATTTTTCCTCCATGTCGGGAGTCTTCATTTTTCGACGGTTAAGGATTTTGATAGCCACTTTGTGCCCAGTCAGCAAATGCTCAGCAATTTTAACTTTACCAAAGGATCCATGGCCAAGAGTTTTACCAAGCCTGTAGTTCCTTAGAAAAGGAGTATCTGTAGTTCCACCACCTCTGCTACTCATTTGCCTATAACACACATGATTGACACCTCTAGCAATTTAGTCAAAACAGTTGGATATCTAGCTATTCATAGCATCAGGGTTTTGAATCACAGAGTAAATCCATTCTCTTCTCAAAGCATAGTTTGTACATACAGCAGATTAACTAAAGTTAACAACTTAAATTATCACATTATAAAGTTAGGTCAACTGAGCATCAAAGAAAGCAGATTTTAATTGAACATGTAATCCAATAACAGAAACTTCGAAAGCTCCGCTAGAGAAGTTATCAACTTGAGGATTCCGTAATCAATGATCAAGAAAAAAGATTAACAGCCAGATCAAGTTCAACTCAGAAACTGTAATTACTGATTCACAGCACGATTTTGCTCAACTTATGACAAAATTAATCACAAAACCAAGAATTTTGCAAATATGATAACTAGCAGAAAATGGAAGTAAAAGAGTTAGAAAAAATACCTAGAAAGTGAATGGATTGAATTTCTGACAGTGCATGCGCGAATTTTCCTCgggaaagagaggaaaaaaagagGGCGGAGAATTTTCAGACAGTGAAGGAAAGTGATTGGAGCTTTGTAAGTTCTCGGGTTTAGAATCTGACTCAGCAATACGTAACGGGATATGGACAAATTCGTTACATCTTTCCACTTTGTATCGAAAACGACAAAATTAGCCCAATTCCTCAATGAGGCCCATTACAAGGTTGTCCATCTCAAATAGTTTTGGGCCTAATTCGTCTGAACAATTTAGGCCTAATTCTACGGGCCAGTTCATATACAGATCCAACTGTTGTACTCCTTAGCATCTGTGCCCATTTTAAGCAACTTAGCTTTTTTTTTGGGTCTGAAGTTGACCAACTTTTCCCACCTTAAAGGTGACAAATTTAGTGTCAAAAGTATTATCACCACAAAGTAAAGCTTGTCTATGATATATTGCGTAAGTTGACTTTTATAAGTATTATCAAAAAGGCTTACAAACTAGTGATATCGACATAATTGAGTTTAAGTAAATATTTATGTGGCAGCCAATTTTGCACCACCCATTGAATTTGTACTCACTTTTTAGAAAAAAAACATTAACTGATATCCAACTTTTGAATAACTTCAAATACATACACTTTTGTATGTCTTCTTCTTGGGTGTTACTTCTTTTTTGTGCTTaggatttcttcttcttcttagttgcaaATGGGTTTGTtaaaattgttatttgttttgacaatttgatgattagggtttgttctttatgatatttgaaagttatgtttCAGATTTGAGCTAATCCGGAGTAGATTTGGGTGTTGAGTCTTGCTTTAGATTGTTGAAATTCGAAGAACAAGTTTATATTTCTGAACTTAAGATTTGAAATCTGAAATTGCATCGAAAAAATTAAACTACTTAAGATTCGAATTTCTCAGGTTACATTTAAAAGATAAAAGAATTTCAGATTTGATTTTTGAAGTTGCATTAAAGAGATTGAACTATTTCAGATCCAAACGGGTACACTTTGTAAAATTTTGTGCGATGTGAATATAATTTCTTTCAATGGTGGCcccaaaaaataaatatatatacgaAAATGATCCATTTTAAGCAACTTAGCTCTTTTTGGTCTGAAGTTGATCGACCTTCCCCATTAAGGTGACAACTTTAGTGTCAAAAGTATTATCATCACATAGTAAAACTTGTTTATGATACATTGCGTAACGTTTAACTTATATAAGTATTATCAAAAAGGCTTACCGACTAGTGACACCAGCGTGATTGAGTTTAATTCTCAAACTCCCTTCtcgatttctttttctttgatcCCCTACCTAATAAAACATTGAAAAAATAATATGAAAATGATATTAAAATACAATATTAGTATAGACTAAAAAAGCGAGTATGCGAGTGATGGAATCATATAAAATGAAACGTCCTTTTTGATAGTTGTTTGGATATATCATAAGCAAGATTTGTCATTCATATCAAAATGGATACAGGTTTCAAAGTTCAAATTATATAGCACAAACATTATTGAGAAGACAAAGAGGAAGGAGCTAACCTATCATATTCTATTGTATAATAATAGCTTCTATTCAATATCCATCTACAAACTAATTTATGTGCTCATCCCTTTTCATATTTTCTATTTGAACCAATCAAAATAATTGATGGCCTACATATTTCTTATTAGAATTAGATAAGGTTGATGCTTAATATATACACACAGAAACACTCTACCGTCTTAATGGAAATATGTTATAATATTGAACCAACAATAATTAAACATTTTAAAAAAAGTCTTAGGTCAAACAAACAAATACTATATTGATCTTATTAATTTTCATTAACATATTAAGAAAAGTTATATTACTACTTTTTTTTGGTTAGCTAGTTATATTCACTTGATTTAGCGTGCcagtttattttttttctcttttatttctacaCCCACATTAATAGAAACAAGCTTGATGGATGATAACTTTTATCATGTCCTTTaacaaaatttatatatttgaaatttcaaaataaagaAGAGTCATTTAAAACATAGTGAAGTAATGCAACAGCGATTTGTTTTTTCCATTAAAATATAAAAGGGAAAAGATTACGGAGAGGAGAGAAAAGTCATACGAACTAAACTTAGGTGTTTTCCAATTGTGAAATCC
This DNA window, taken from Nicotiana tabacum cultivar K326 chromosome 4, ASM71507v2, whole genome shotgun sequence, encodes the following:
- the LOC107802840 gene encoding SNF1-related protein kinase catalytic subunit alpha KIN10, which codes for MSSRGGGTTDTPFLRNYRLGKTLGHGSFGKVKIAEHLLTGHKVAIKILNRRKMKTPDMEEKLRREIKICRLFVHPHVIRLYEVIETPSDIYVVMEYVKSGELFDYIVEKGRLQEDEARHFFQQIIAGVEYCHRNRVVHRDLKPENLLLDARHNVKIADFGLSNIMRDGHFLKTSCGSPNYAAPEVVSGKLYAGPEVDVWSCGVILYALLCGTLPFDDENIPNLFKKIKSGLYTLPSHLSAGARDLIPRMLIVDPMKRITMTDIRQHQWFKIHLPRYLAVPPPDAMQHLKKLDEEILQQVMRMGFDRDQLLESLQKRIQDDATVAYYLVYDNRSLASSGYLAAEFQESMDGYSPGLFPNLDLQLSTGNGISQEANLRHPFSKEKKWLVGLQSPANPREIMNQVLGTLQELNVRWKKIGHFNMKCLWCHDLDFHSMASNHMNDDHLISNATALSTHLQPQTAVKFEMQLYKTPDDKYLLDLQRISGPQFLFLDFCAVFIMQLETPQ